Proteins from one Nitrobacteraceae bacterium AZCC 2146 genomic window:
- a CDS encoding hypothetical protein (product_source=COG3908; cog=COG3908; pfam=PF09866; superfamily=89392), with amino-acid sequence MLNKFGPSGSGEAQLQYLDGDFRVVSPGTYVSCAITGERIPLDELKYWSVDLQEAYAVPTAVLQRHYPGALKAS; translated from the coding sequence GTGCTGAATAAATTTGGCCCCTCCGGCAGCGGCGAAGCGCAACTGCAATATCTCGACGGCGATTTCCGCGTGGTGTCGCCGGGCACCTATGTGAGCTGCGCCATCACCGGCGAGCGGATTCCACTCGACGAATTGAAATACTGGAGCGTCGACCTGCAGGAAGCCTATGCGGTGCCAACCGCGGTGCTGCAGCGACATTATCCGGGCGCGCTAAAGGCGAGCTGA
- a CDS encoding 3-deoxy-D-manno-octulosonic-acid transferase (product_source=KO:K02527; cath_funfam=3.40.50.2000; cog=COG1519; ko=KO:K02527; pfam=PF04413; superfamily=53756), translated as MPSSLPMTLRVYRKLSAVLAPLAPVLIKQRLKQNKEDPARTDERRGITDVLRPSGPLIWIHGASVGEVLAVAALIERLRALNIRILLTSGTVTSAAIIARRFPADIIHQYIPYDSPRFVARFLDHWQPGLALFIESDIWPNLILSAASRRLPMVLINGRMSQRSFPRWQRLSATIGALLGRFDLCLAQSDTDAERFAALGSRNILVTGNLKLDVQAPPVDPAKLEKLMSVTRGRPVIVASSTHPGEEEILLETHKTLASFFPSLLTVIVPRHAHRGEGIARMIAATGAQVALRSREELPTAITDIYVADTMGELGLFYRLSPVVFMGGSLVPHGGQNPIEAVKLGASIVHGPHVFNFTEVYEALDAAGGARQAVSSEQLVKQLGQMLGNPAVRDASIEAAVQVVERLGGALERTLNALEPYLLQLQLEMGATDA; from the coding sequence ATGCCTAGCTCTTTGCCGATGACGCTGCGCGTCTATCGCAAACTCTCCGCGGTGCTGGCGCCCCTGGCGCCGGTGCTGATCAAGCAGCGGCTGAAGCAGAACAAGGAAGATCCGGCGCGCACCGACGAGCGCCGCGGCATCACCGATGTCTTGCGGCCTTCGGGGCCGCTGATCTGGATTCACGGCGCCAGCGTCGGCGAGGTGCTGGCTGTGGCGGCGCTGATCGAGCGGCTGCGCGCGCTCAATATCCGCATCCTGCTGACCTCGGGCACGGTGACCTCGGCTGCGATCATCGCCAGGCGCTTCCCGGCCGATATCATCCACCAATACATCCCCTATGATTCGCCGCGCTTCGTGGCGCGGTTTCTCGATCACTGGCAGCCGGGTCTGGCGCTGTTCATCGAATCGGATATCTGGCCGAACCTGATCCTCTCCGCCGCCAGCAGGCGGCTGCCGATGGTGCTGATCAACGGCCGGATGTCGCAGCGTTCGTTTCCGCGCTGGCAAAGGCTGTCGGCGACCATCGGCGCGCTGCTTGGCCGTTTCGACCTCTGCCTCGCACAATCCGACACCGATGCCGAACGTTTTGCCGCGCTGGGCTCGCGCAACATCCTCGTCACCGGCAATCTCAAACTCGACGTGCAGGCGCCGCCGGTCGATCCGGCGAAGCTGGAAAAACTGATGTCGGTGACGCGCGGTCGCCCCGTCATCGTGGCGTCCTCGACCCATCCCGGCGAAGAAGAGATTTTGCTGGAGACCCACAAGACGCTGGCGAGTTTCTTCCCTTCGCTGCTCACCGTGATCGTGCCGCGCCACGCCCATCGCGGCGAAGGCATCGCACGGATGATCGCCGCGACCGGCGCGCAGGTGGCGCTGCGTTCGCGCGAGGAATTGCCGACCGCGATTACCGACATCTATGTTGCCGACACCATGGGCGAACTTGGCCTGTTCTACCGGCTGTCGCCGGTGGTGTTCATGGGCGGCTCGCTGGTGCCCCATGGCGGGCAGAATCCGATCGAGGCGGTGAAGCTCGGTGCTTCCATCGTGCACGGCCCGCATGTGTTCAATTTCACCGAGGTCTATGAAGCGCTCGATGCCGCTGGCGGCGCCCGGCAGGCGGTTTCGTCGGAGCAGTTGGTCAAACAGCTTGGCCAGATGCTCGGCAATCCGGCGGTGCGCGATGCCTCGATCGAGGCCGCCGTGCAGGTGGTGGAGCGGCTCGGCGGCGCGCTGGAGCGCACGCTGAATGCGCTGGAGCCCTATCTGCTGCAACTGCAGCTCGAAATGGGAGCGACCGATGCATGA
- a CDS encoding tetraacyldisaccharide 4'-kinase (product_source=KO:K00912; cath_funfam=3.40.50.300; cog=COG1663; ko=KO:K00912; pfam=PF02606; superfamily=51735,52540; tigrfam=TIGR00682), producing the protein MHEPAFWRPPSTWLSRLLMPLGAVYGEIAGSRMARSGVDVGIPVLCIGNYHVGGAGKTPTTLVLVALLRELGEVPVVLSRGYGGKLRGPIKVDPARHGAADVGDEPLMMARGVTVVISRDRVAGAALARSTGASVIVMDDGFQNPAVAKDASIIVIDGDRGLGNGRVLPAGPLRAPLDLQIARTDALVIVGNGMAASGVATLVATKGCPVLTARLVPDEASVAALRGKRVLAFAGIGDPQRFFRTLRNSGVDVAVEKAFADHHPYTPGEIDAMVAQAQRDALTLVTTEKDFVKLRDMPAAALIMPFAVTLQFEDAAAWRAFVSERLNLARAKKFRL; encoded by the coding sequence ATGCATGAGCCGGCGTTCTGGCGGCCGCCGTCGACGTGGCTGTCGCGCCTGCTGATGCCGCTCGGCGCCGTTTATGGCGAGATCGCCGGCAGCCGGATGGCGCGCTCCGGCGTCGATGTCGGCATTCCCGTGCTCTGCATCGGCAATTATCATGTCGGCGGCGCCGGCAAGACGCCGACTACGCTGGTGCTGGTGGCTCTGCTGCGCGAACTGGGCGAAGTGCCGGTGGTGCTGAGCCGCGGCTACGGCGGCAAACTACGCGGCCCGATCAAGGTCGATCCCGCAAGGCATGGCGCTGCCGATGTCGGCGATGAACCGCTGATGATGGCGCGGGGCGTGACGGTGGTGATCTCGCGCGATCGTGTCGCGGGAGCTGCGCTGGCGCGCTCGACCGGCGCCAGCGTGATCGTGATGGATGACGGGTTTCAGAATCCTGCTGTGGCGAAGGACGCCTCGATCATCGTGATCGATGGCGACCGCGGTCTCGGCAACGGTCGCGTGCTCCCCGCGGGCCCGCTGCGCGCGCCGCTGGATCTGCAGATCGCGCGCACCGATGCGCTGGTGATCGTGGGCAATGGCATGGCGGCGAGTGGCGTCGCGACGCTGGTCGCAACCAAGGGCTGCCCAGTGCTGACCGCGCGGCTTGTGCCGGATGAAGCGTCGGTCGCTGCCTTGCGCGGCAAGCGCGTGCTGGCGTTTGCAGGGATCGGCGATCCCCAGCGCTTCTTTCGCACGCTGCGCAATAGCGGCGTGGACGTCGCGGTCGAGAAGGCCTTTGCCGATCATCACCCATATACGCCAGGCGAGATCGACGCGATGGTCGCGCAGGCGCAGCGCGATGCGCTGACGCTGGTGACGACGGAAAAGGATTTTGTGAAATTGCGCGATATGCCGGCTGCGGCGCTAATCATGCCTTTTGCGGTGACGCTGCAATTCGAGGATGCGGCGGCGTGGCGGGCGTTCGTCAGCGAGCGGCTGAATCTCGCGCGGGCGAAGAAGTTCAGGTTGTAG
- a CDS encoding lysophospholipid acyltransferase (LPLAT)-like uncharacterized protein (product_source=COG2121; cog=COG2121; pfam=PF04028) — MKRLLRNTLRSSWVQRAAGFLAAEFLRLVWKTNRFTLDPPDVYDIVEPQMPVILAFWHGQHFMTPFIRQKDYRGAVLISKHRDGEFNALAAERLGIGTVRGSGDHGGAFHRKGGVGAFKEMVRVLEQGINMALTADVPKRSRVAGMGIIMLARESGRPIMPFAMATSRFIQLKNWDRTTINLPFGRGVLVGGEPIEVPADADQAVMETLRLRLEATLNDATRRAYIAVGRPEEAGHA, encoded by the coding sequence GACTGCTTCGAAACACGCTGCGCAGCAGCTGGGTTCAGCGCGCCGCGGGATTTCTCGCGGCCGAATTCCTGCGGCTGGTGTGGAAGACCAATAGATTCACGCTTGATCCGCCCGATGTCTACGACATCGTCGAGCCGCAGATGCCGGTGATCCTGGCGTTCTGGCACGGCCAACATTTCATGACGCCGTTCATCCGGCAGAAGGACTATCGCGGCGCCGTGCTGATCTCGAAACATCGTGACGGCGAGTTCAACGCGCTGGCTGCCGAGCGGCTCGGTATCGGCACCGTGCGCGGTTCCGGCGACCATGGCGGCGCATTTCACCGCAAGGGCGGTGTCGGCGCTTTCAAGGAAATGGTGCGGGTGCTGGAGCAGGGCATCAACATGGCGCTGACCGCCGATGTGCCGAAGCGCTCGCGCGTCGCCGGAATGGGCATCATCATGCTGGCGCGCGAAAGCGGCCGGCCGATCATGCCGTTCGCGATGGCCACCAGCCGGTTCATCCAGCTCAAGAACTGGGACCGCACCACCATCAACCTGCCGTTCGGCCGCGGCGTGCTGGTCGGGGGCGAGCCGATCGAAGTGCCGGCGGACGCCGACCAGGCGGTGATGGAAACGCTGCGGCTGCGGCTCGAGGCGACGCTGAACGATGCCACGCGGCGCGCGTATATCGCCGTCGGCCGTCCGGAAGAGGCCGGTCATGCCTAG
- a CDS encoding exodeoxyribonuclease VII large subunit (product_source=KO:K03601; cath_funfam=2.40.50.140; cog=COG1570; ko=KO:K03601; pfam=PF02601,PF13742; tigrfam=TIGR00237) has protein sequence MDLQRPIGRGGQNPYFGVQPESPDSMSKSTVTSTVNAPSKIAAAEGLPNSPEFTVSELSSALKRTVEDAYGHVRVRGEISGFRGPHSSGHCYFALKDESAKIEAVIWKGVHSRMRFKPQEGLEVIATGKLTTYPGSSKYQIVIEAIEPAGVGALMALMEERKRKLGAEGLFDESRKQLLPWLPEVIGVVTSPTGAVIRDILHRLADRFPRRVLVWPVKVQGEGSAEQVAAAISGFNALPEGGRIPRPDLLIVARGGGSLEDLWSFNEEIVVRAAADSMIPLISAVGHETDITLIDFAADKRAPTPTAAAEMAVPVRAELFVEISAYERRMMLCWQRAQDSRRNELRAATRALPAASELLAIPRQRLDGATASLPRALKANTHAHHRRFAQASAGLTLRVLRAQISQATQRLTVSGERLNLSSRALLRQRRDRFAGLEVRLKASKLANAQAQRNAIARDRERALRLAERAHRALATMVQRQQARVLTSGQLLAALSYRSVLARGFALVRDEQGTALHAAASIGPGARLSLEFADGRVGATADMDRAPATARDAKPAVNSAAPAAAPKRVKPVDQGTLF, from the coding sequence ATGGACTTGCAACGACCGATTGGCCGTGGCGGCCAAAATCCCTACTTTGGGGTCCAACCTGAAAGTCCCGATTCGATGTCCAAGAGCACTGTCACGAGCACTGTCAACGCGCCGTCCAAGATCGCTGCCGCCGAAGGCCTGCCCAATTCGCCGGAATTCACCGTCTCCGAGCTGTCCTCGGCGCTGAAGCGGACGGTGGAGGACGCCTATGGCCATGTCCGGGTGCGCGGCGAGATTTCCGGCTTTCGCGGGCCGCATTCTTCCGGACACTGCTATTTCGCGCTCAAGGACGAGAGCGCCAAGATCGAGGCGGTGATCTGGAAGGGCGTCCACAGCCGGATGCGCTTCAAGCCTCAGGAAGGCCTTGAAGTCATCGCCACCGGCAAGCTGACCACCTATCCCGGCTCGTCAAAGTACCAGATCGTCATCGAAGCTATCGAGCCGGCCGGCGTCGGCGCGCTGATGGCCCTGATGGAAGAGCGCAAGCGCAAGCTCGGCGCCGAGGGCCTGTTCGACGAATCCCGCAAGCAATTGCTGCCATGGCTGCCCGAGGTGATCGGCGTCGTGACCTCCCCCACCGGCGCAGTGATCCGCGACATCCTGCATCGGCTCGCGGATCGGTTTCCGCGTCGGGTGCTGGTGTGGCCGGTGAAGGTGCAGGGCGAAGGCTCCGCCGAGCAGGTCGCCGCCGCGATATCAGGCTTCAATGCGCTACCCGAGGGCGGCCGGATCCCGCGGCCCGATCTCTTGATCGTCGCGCGCGGTGGCGGTTCGCTGGAGGACCTGTGGTCGTTCAACGAGGAAATCGTGGTGCGTGCCGCCGCCGACAGCATGATCCCGCTGATCTCGGCTGTGGGCCACGAGACCGACATCACGCTGATCGATTTCGCCGCCGACAAGCGGGCGCCGACACCCACCGCCGCCGCCGAAATGGCCGTGCCGGTGCGCGCCGAACTGTTCGTGGAAATCTCCGCCTATGAGCGCCGCATGATGCTGTGCTGGCAGCGCGCCCAGGATTCCCGCCGCAACGAGCTGCGCGCCGCGACGCGCGCGCTGCCGGCCGCGAGCGAATTGCTGGCGATCCCGCGGCAGCGGCTCGATGGCGCCACCGCCTCGCTGCCGCGCGCGCTGAAGGCCAATACACATGCGCATCATCGTCGTTTTGCGCAGGCCAGCGCCGGCCTGACGCTGCGCGTACTGCGCGCGCAGATATCACAGGCAACGCAGCGCTTGACGGTTTCAGGCGAGCGTTTGAATTTGTCGTCACGCGCGCTGCTGCGGCAGCGCCGCGATCGCTTTGCCGGCCTCGAAGTGCGGCTGAAAGCCTCGAAGCTCGCCAATGCGCAGGCGCAGCGCAACGCCATTGCGCGCGACCGCGAACGTGCGCTCCGTCTCGCCGAACGCGCCCATCGCGCGCTGGCGACTATGGTGCAACGCCAGCAGGCCCGCGTGCTGACGTCCGGCCAGTTGCTCGCCGCCCTCTCCTACCGCAGCGTACTCGCGCGCGGCTTCGCGCTGGTGCGCGACGAGCAAGGCACCGCATTGCATGCGGCAGCCAGCATCGGCCCCGGCGCCCGTCTCAGCCTCGAATTCGCCGACGGCCGCGTCGGCGCGACCGCGGATATGGACCGCGCCCCGGCAACGGCACGGGACGCGAAGCCAGCGGTAAATTCGGCGGCGCCAGCAGCCGCACCGAAGCGCGTGAAGCCGGTCGATCAGGGGACCTTGTTCTAA